In Pseudomonas asiatica, the following are encoded in one genomic region:
- the nfrB gene encoding cyclic di-3',5'-guanylate-activated glycosyltransferase NfrB, whose amino-acid sequence MSLVFIDFLTYVLFGLKILAIILASLMFLLGLDDLFIDLCYWGRKLIRRFRIYDKYEKADEKRLFEVPEKPLAIMVPAWNEVGVVGEMARLAASTIDYENYQIFVGTYPNDPQTQADVDAVCLHYPNVHKVVCARPGPTSKADCLNNIIDALLRFQQDAGIEFAGFILHDAEDVISPMELRLFNYLLPNKDMIQIPVYPYAPEWKGFTAGHYVDEFAENHGKDVIVREALTGQVPSAGVGTCFSRRAISALLEDGDGIAFDVQSLTEDYDIGFRLKQKGMKCIFARYSITDPALTLKQEWRPGMSREFSQVICVREHFPRDWQHAIRQKSRWIVGIVFQGTSNLGWSRKGALNYFLWRDRRGLFAYLLSFLVNLLLLVLLAMWLVTVIAPESWRFMSILSDSWLLTTLLWLNGLMLFNRLFQRAWFVTRFYGIGEGLLSAPRMMWSNFVNFFANLRALRQVMEMGDSRRVAWDKTTHEFPAIAAPARTPLGQRLVAKGLISDEQLQQAITSPVRRRLGRELLLRGWLNSEQLVATLAEQMDLPWAPLNPFKLDPQLIAKLPRKLATHYGVLPVAEDGDTLVLASESPVSQVSLGVISRHLKRPVSARLAPQGRVTLGLRYHYPSPWQKPETRDMLAILERHQDDEVLLEQVSHHQVMLGALLQVRGMVPVTLFNQALIDFDPEHQSLGEHLIARGIITEQVLQQALIEQASEQQAAFDLTREVA is encoded by the coding sequence ATGAGCCTGGTATTCATCGACTTCCTCACCTACGTGCTGTTCGGCCTGAAGATCCTCGCGATCATCCTGGCCTCGCTGATGTTCCTGCTGGGTCTGGATGATCTGTTCATCGACCTGTGCTACTGGGGCCGCAAGCTGATCCGGCGCTTTCGCATCTACGACAAGTACGAGAAAGCCGACGAAAAACGCCTGTTCGAGGTGCCGGAGAAACCGCTGGCCATCATGGTCCCAGCCTGGAACGAAGTGGGCGTGGTGGGCGAGATGGCGCGCCTGGCAGCCTCGACCATCGACTACGAGAACTACCAGATCTTCGTCGGCACCTACCCCAACGACCCGCAAACCCAGGCCGATGTCGACGCCGTGTGCCTGCACTACCCCAACGTGCACAAGGTGGTCTGCGCCCGCCCCGGCCCCACCAGCAAGGCCGACTGCCTGAACAACATCATCGACGCGCTGCTGCGCTTCCAGCAGGACGCCGGCATCGAGTTTGCCGGTTTCATCCTGCACGACGCCGAAGACGTGATCTCGCCCATGGAGCTGCGCCTGTTCAACTACCTGCTGCCGAACAAGGACATGATCCAGATCCCGGTGTACCCCTACGCACCGGAATGGAAAGGCTTCACCGCCGGCCACTATGTCGACGAGTTCGCCGAAAACCACGGCAAGGACGTGATCGTGCGCGAGGCCCTGACCGGCCAGGTGCCCAGCGCCGGGGTCGGCACCTGCTTCAGCCGCCGCGCCATCAGCGCGCTGCTCGAGGACGGCGACGGCATCGCCTTCGACGTACAGAGCCTCACCGAAGACTACGACATCGGCTTCCGCCTGAAGCAGAAGGGCATGAAGTGCATTTTCGCCCGCTACTCCATCACCGACCCGGCGCTGACCCTGAAGCAGGAATGGCGCCCGGGCATGAGCCGCGAATTTTCCCAGGTGATCTGCGTGCGCGAGCACTTCCCGCGCGACTGGCAGCATGCCATCCGGCAAAAGTCGCGGTGGATCGTCGGCATCGTGTTCCAGGGCACCAGCAACCTCGGCTGGAGTCGCAAGGGCGCGCTCAACTACTTCCTCTGGCGCGACCGCCGCGGGCTGTTCGCCTACCTGCTGAGTTTCCTGGTCAACCTGTTGCTGCTGGTGTTGCTGGCCATGTGGCTGGTCACGGTGATTGCGCCGGAGTCGTGGCGCTTCATGTCGATCCTCAGCGACAGCTGGCTGCTGACCACCTTGCTGTGGCTGAACGGGCTGATGCTGTTCAACCGCTTGTTCCAGCGCGCCTGGTTCGTCACCCGCTTCTATGGCATCGGCGAAGGGCTGCTGTCGGCACCGCGGATGATGTGGAGCAACTTCGTCAACTTCTTCGCCAACCTGCGTGCCCTGCGCCAGGTGATGGAAATGGGTGACTCGCGGCGCGTGGCCTGGGACAAGACCACCCACGAATTCCCCGCCATCGCTGCCCCCGCCCGCACGCCGCTGGGTCAGCGCCTGGTGGCCAAGGGCCTGATCAGCGACGAACAACTGCAACAGGCGATCACCAGCCCGGTACGCCGGCGCCTGGGCCGCGAGCTGCTGCTGCGCGGCTGGCTGAATAGCGAACAGCTGGTCGCCACCCTGGCTGAGCAGATGGACCTGCCCTGGGCGCCGCTGAACCCGTTCAAGCTCGACCCGCAGCTGATCGCCAAACTGCCGCGCAAGCTGGCGACGCACTATGGCGTGCTGCCGGTGGCCGAAGACGGCGACACGCTGGTACTGGCCAGCGAAAGCCCGGTGAGCCAGGTGTCGCTGGGGGTAATCAGCCGCCACCTGAAGCGCCCGGTCAGCGCCCGCCTGGCGCCCCAGGGCCGGGTGACCCTGGGCCTGCGCTACCACTACCCAAGCCCCTGGCAGAAGCCGGAAACCCGCGACATGCTGGCCATCCTCGAGCGTCACCAGGACGACGAAGTGCTGCTGGAACAGGTCAGCCATCACCAGGTAATGCTCGGCGCCCTGCTGCAGGTGCGCGGCATGGTCCCGGTCACTTTGTTCAACCAGGCGCTGATCGACTTCGACCCGGAACACCAGAGCCTCGGCGAGCACCTGATCGCCCGCGGCATCATCACCGAGCAGGTGCTGCAGCAGGCGCTGATCGAACAGGCCAGCGAACAGCAGGCCGCCTTTGACCTGACCCGGGAGGTGGCATGA
- a CDS encoding DUF4434 family protein has product MRTFLALCLVALCLPASADQRLFYQPLNRDANVTPAQWQQLWHATVAQGGKTLIVQWSAYGDSDFGGAQGWLADSLRSARAQGLQLVLGLYMDPAYYQRIDELDGEGLNSYWKAQLGRSLSQYQQLRQAWQLPVDGWYLPMELDDHHFREAERRDALRSQLQAFNRQLDKPLHISAFSAGKLSPRVNAAWLDQLAGLGLTVWWQDGAGTGRLPALVRQGYEQALPCRVGVVREAFRQVSAPGQAFRAEPAQPKLGAGCHAEAVFDLRYRPWARGVLPTN; this is encoded by the coding sequence ATGCGTACGTTCCTAGCCCTCTGCCTGGTTGCCCTGTGCCTGCCAGCCAGCGCCGACCAGCGCCTGTTCTACCAACCCCTCAACCGCGACGCCAATGTCACCCCCGCCCAGTGGCAGCAACTGTGGCACGCCACCGTGGCCCAGGGCGGCAAAACCCTGATCGTGCAGTGGAGCGCCTATGGCGACAGCGATTTCGGCGGTGCCCAGGGCTGGCTGGCCGACAGCCTGCGCAGCGCGCGTGCCCAGGGCCTGCAACTGGTGCTGGGGCTGTACATGGACCCGGCCTATTACCAGCGCATCGACGAGCTGGACGGTGAAGGCCTGAACAGCTACTGGAAGGCGCAGCTGGGGCGCTCGCTCAGCCAGTATCAGCAACTGCGCCAGGCGTGGCAGTTGCCGGTGGACGGCTGGTACCTGCCCATGGAGCTGGACGACCATCACTTTCGCGAGGCCGAGCGCCGGGATGCCCTGCGCAGCCAGTTGCAGGCCTTCAACCGGCAACTGGACAAGCCTTTGCACATCAGTGCTTTCAGCGCCGGCAAACTCTCACCGCGGGTCAATGCCGCATGGCTGGATCAACTGGCCGGGTTGGGCTTGACTGTGTGGTGGCAGGATGGCGCCGGGACCGGGCGCTTGCCCGCGTTGGTGCGCCAGGGTTACGAGCAGGCTTTGCCGTGCCGGGTTGGCGTGGTGCGCGAGGCGTTCCGCCAGGTGAGCGCGCCAGGCCAGGCGTTTCGGGCTGAGCCTGCCCAGCCGAAGCTGGGCGCCGGGTGCCATGCCGAGGCGGTGTTCGACCTGCGTTACCGGCCATGGGCCCGGGGTGTTCTGCCCACCAATTGA
- a CDS encoding VOC family protein, producing MAAKPIPEGQHSITPYLAINDAAQAIEFYKKAFGAVEMFRLDAPGGRVGHAELKIGDSSLMLGDPCDMEGGLTASQKLSGASVGLHLYVEDCDKVYAQALTAGATQLRAVTDQFYGDRSGTLKDPFGNIWFVSTHKEDLTPDEIRARAAKMFAGTAQ from the coding sequence ATGGCAGCCAAACCCATTCCCGAAGGCCAGCACAGCATTACGCCCTACCTGGCCATCAACGACGCCGCCCAGGCTATCGAGTTCTACAAGAAGGCCTTTGGCGCGGTGGAAATGTTCCGCCTCGATGCCCCTGGCGGCCGCGTTGGCCATGCCGAGCTGAAAATCGGCGATTCGTCGCTGATGCTGGGCGACCCCTGCGACATGGAAGGCGGCCTCACCGCCAGCCAGAAGCTCAGCGGCGCCAGCGTAGGCCTGCACCTGTATGTCGAGGACTGCGACAAGGTCTATGCCCAGGCCCTGACGGCCGGCGCCACCCAGCTGCGTGCAGTGACGGACCAGTTCTACGGCGACCGCAGCGGCACCCTGAAAGACCCCTTCGGCAACATCTGGTTCGTTTCCACCCACAAGGAGGACCTGACCCCCGATGAAATTCGCGCCCGTGCTGCGAAGATGTTCGCTGGCACTGCGCAGTAA
- the ilvA gene encoding threonine ammonia-lyase, biosynthetic → MTSFVSPRSTVTPQQLLSEQVRRILAAPVYDLAIETPLQAAPALSASLGNQVLLKREDLQPTFSFKIRGAYTRLSRLSTVQRERGVITASAGNHAQGVALAASHLGMKATIVMPTTTPSLKVEGVRSRGGHVVLHGESFPHALAHALKLADSEGATFVPPFDDPDVIAGQGTVAMEILRQRPGALDAIFVPVGGGGLIAGIAAYVKYLRPEVKVIGVEPEDSNCLQAAMAAGERVILPQVGTFADGVAVAQIGAHCFELCRHFVDEVVTVSSDELCAAIKDIYDDTRSITEPSGALAVAGIKKYVARDGVQGQTLVAIDSGANVNFDRLRHVAERAELGEQREAIIAVTIPEQPGSFRAFCQALGKRQITEFNYRYYPGKEARLFVGVQTHPLHDPREQLLASLREQGYSVLDLTDNELAKLHVRHTVGGHAAPGADERVLRFEFPERPGALLGFLERLGKRWNISLFHYRNHGAAEARVFAALEVPGDELAGLPLALDEMGYRYWDETDNPAYKLFLG, encoded by the coding sequence ATGACCAGCTTCGTCAGCCCTCGTTCTACCGTCACCCCCCAGCAACTGCTGTCGGAGCAGGTGCGGCGCATTCTTGCCGCCCCGGTGTACGACCTGGCCATCGAAACACCTTTGCAAGCTGCGCCTGCGTTGTCTGCCAGCCTGGGCAACCAGGTATTGCTGAAGCGGGAAGACCTGCAACCTACCTTTTCGTTCAAGATCCGCGGTGCTTATACCCGCCTGTCACGGCTGAGTACCGTGCAGCGCGAGCGCGGGGTGATCACCGCCTCTGCGGGCAACCATGCCCAGGGCGTGGCCCTGGCGGCATCGCACCTGGGCATGAAGGCCACCATCGTCATGCCTACCACCACGCCGTCGCTGAAGGTGGAAGGGGTACGTTCGCGAGGTGGCCATGTTGTGCTGCACGGCGAGAGCTTCCCCCATGCCTTGGCCCATGCGCTGAAACTGGCCGACAGCGAAGGCGCCACCTTCGTGCCACCGTTCGACGACCCGGATGTGATCGCCGGGCAGGGCACCGTGGCCATGGAAATCCTGCGCCAGCGCCCGGGTGCGCTGGACGCCATCTTCGTGCCAGTGGGCGGTGGTGGTCTGATCGCGGGTATTGCCGCTTATGTGAAGTACCTGCGCCCGGAGGTGAAGGTGATCGGCGTCGAGCCGGAGGACTCCAACTGCCTGCAGGCTGCCATGGCGGCCGGTGAGCGGGTGATCCTGCCGCAGGTCGGCACCTTCGCAGATGGCGTGGCGGTAGCGCAGATCGGCGCCCATTGCTTCGAGTTGTGCCGGCACTTCGTTGATGAAGTGGTGACCGTGAGCAGCGACGAGCTGTGCGCGGCGATCAAGGACATCTACGACGATACCCGCTCGATCACCGAGCCGTCAGGCGCCCTGGCCGTGGCGGGGATCAAGAAATATGTGGCGCGCGACGGCGTGCAGGGGCAGACCCTGGTGGCCATCGACTCCGGGGCCAACGTCAATTTCGACCGCCTGCGCCATGTGGCCGAGCGTGCCGAACTGGGCGAGCAGCGCGAGGCGATCATCGCTGTCACCATTCCGGAGCAGCCGGGCAGCTTCCGCGCCTTCTGCCAGGCCCTGGGCAAGCGGCAGATCACCGAGTTCAACTACCGCTATTACCCTGGCAAGGAGGCGCGGCTGTTCGTTGGGGTGCAGACACACCCACTACACGACCCGCGTGAGCAGTTGCTGGCCAGCCTGCGTGAGCAGGGCTACAGCGTGCTGGACCTGACCGACAACGAACTGGCCAAGCTGCATGTGCGCCATACCGTTGGCGGCCATGCCGCGCCCGGGGCTGACGAGCGGGTGCTGCGCTTCGAATTCCCCGAGCGCCCGGGTGCTTTGCTGGGCTTTCTGGAACGGCTTGGCAAGCGCTGGAATATCAGCTTGTTCCATTACCGCAACCATGGCGCGGCAGAAGCACGGGTATTTGCGGCGCTGGAAGTACCGGGGGATGAGTTGGCGGGGTTGCCGCTGGCGCTGGATGAGATGGGGTACCGGTACTGGGATGAGACCGACAACCCGGCTTACAAGCTGTTCCTGGGTTGA
- a CDS encoding PACE efflux transporter — MQGKARKIVQAILYEAIAVACVAPALELAFGAGMAQSTVLSVLMSGIAMSWNMAYNWVFERWEARQHRRERTFLRRLLHALGFEGGLVLILLPLVAYWLDVSLWAALLTNLALFVFFFVYAFVFQWGFDKVFDVPLSAQQAKC, encoded by the coding sequence ATGCAAGGCAAGGCACGCAAGATCGTCCAGGCCATCCTTTACGAGGCCATCGCCGTCGCCTGCGTGGCGCCCGCGCTGGAGCTGGCGTTCGGTGCCGGCATGGCGCAGTCGACCGTGCTGTCGGTGCTGATGTCGGGCATCGCGATGAGCTGGAACATGGCCTACAACTGGGTGTTCGAACGCTGGGAAGCGCGCCAGCACCGGCGTGAGCGCACTTTCCTGCGGCGTCTGCTGCATGCGCTGGGCTTCGAGGGCGGGCTGGTGCTGATCCTGCTGCCGCTGGTGGCGTACTGGCTGGATGTCAGCCTGTGGGCGGCGTTGCTGACCAACCTGGCGTTGTTCGTGTTTTTCTTCGTTTATGCGTTTGTCTTCCAGTGGGGCTTCGACAAGGTGTTCGATGTGCCGCTTTCGGCGCAGCAGGCCAAGTGTTGA
- a CDS encoding ATP-binding protein, whose product MLKILVRLYLVIIVAYAGALLFIPDTIVGLFQDRFMAYNLDQAKGVQSLIVRQFRQAPREQWPAVEQELASDFAPLELQLLRMDQADLSEDEQARLEHGLYAVRIAEWGYYETVLAPLDKEWLVRLHSPPDPLDINVLSWGVTVLIGAAMLGCLLLWVWPHWRDLERLKETARRLGQGQMAERTHISPHSNIGELAGVFDTMASDLERHVNQQRELLNAVSHELRTPLTRLDFGLVLLFDEVPPASRKRLLELVGHVRELDELVLELLSYSRLYNADQARERVEVSLLELVDSVLGGFAEELDGRGIQWEVRAEGDLPRFVLDPRLTARAVQNLVRNAMRYCDESLLLRLRLEDDGACLVTVEDDGIGIPVEERERIFQPFYRLDRSRDRNTGGFGLGLAISRRAIEGQGGTLTVAQSALGGAQFRIRLPAG is encoded by the coding sequence ATGCTGAAGATTCTGGTGCGGCTGTACCTGGTGATCATCGTTGCCTATGCCGGTGCACTGTTGTTCATCCCCGACACCATCGTCGGCCTGTTCCAGGACCGCTTCATGGCCTACAACCTGGACCAGGCCAAGGGCGTGCAGTCGCTGATCGTGCGCCAGTTCCGTCAGGCCCCGCGTGAGCAGTGGCCGGCGGTGGAGCAAGAGCTGGCCAGTGATTTCGCGCCGCTGGAACTGCAACTGCTGCGCATGGACCAGGCTGACCTGAGCGAGGACGAGCAGGCGCGCCTGGAGCACGGCCTGTACGCCGTGCGCATTGCCGAATGGGGCTACTACGAGACGGTGTTGGCGCCGCTGGACAAGGAATGGCTGGTGCGCCTGCACTCACCGCCAGACCCGCTGGATATCAACGTGCTGTCGTGGGGTGTGACCGTCCTGATCGGTGCAGCGATGCTCGGTTGCCTGTTGCTGTGGGTATGGCCGCACTGGCGCGACCTGGAGCGCCTCAAGGAAACCGCCCGGCGCCTGGGCCAGGGGCAGATGGCCGAGCGTACGCACATCTCGCCGCACTCCAACATCGGTGAGCTGGCTGGGGTGTTCGACACCATGGCCAGTGACCTGGAACGCCACGTGAACCAGCAGCGCGAGCTGCTCAATGCGGTGTCGCACGAGTTGCGCACGCCGTTGACCCGGCTGGATTTCGGCCTGGTGCTGCTGTTCGACGAAGTGCCGCCGGCCAGCCGCAAGCGCCTGCTGGAGCTGGTGGGGCATGTGCGTGAGCTGGATGAGCTGGTGCTGGAGCTGTTGTCCTACAGCCGGCTGTACAACGCCGACCAGGCCCGCGAGCGGGTCGAGGTGTCGTTGCTGGAGCTGGTCGACAGCGTGCTCGGCGGCTTTGCCGAGGAGCTCGATGGCCGGGGTATCCAGTGGGAAGTGCGGGCCGAGGGGGATCTGCCGCGTTTTGTGCTGGACCCACGGCTGACGGCACGGGCGGTGCAGAACCTGGTGCGCAATGCCATGCGTTACTGCGACGAAAGCCTGTTGCTGCGCTTGCGTCTGGAAGACGATGGCGCCTGCCTGGTGACGGTGGAGGATGACGGGATCGGTATTCCGGTGGAGGAGCGCGAGCGGATTTTCCAGCCGTTCTACCGCCTGGACCGTAGCCGTGACCGCAATACCGGAGGGTTTGGCCTGGGCTTGGCGATCAGCCGGCGGGCGATCGAGGGGCAGGGTGGCACCTTGACCGTGGCGCAGTCGGCGCTGGGGGGCGCGCAGTTCCGGATTCGCTTGCCTGCCGGGTGA
- a CDS encoding phage receptor encodes MKPRFSLTFTGLLLCSAALPCAASAPMTDFQRFTSYPFMERSYREAKKDNWAEVERLTRHVLGRVPNNDEARALLVEALAHQRRYKEAEALAEQLGDSPEHANALLELRLTWIEQDPPPASQVEQWLASSDGAQRVRLWQAYSLSLARFGGAARALDWLNHLPPQGDGQVLRLARANFAEQLRNWKETIEQLQPLAEQGQLPAQDWQRLANAYIQQVDEKGLNALLPSAPSPEAANQARLAMANRAIAVGQNQQARHWLQALPAEQLNQPEQRQQLWELARAGDDAPLVQRLSNELQRPCLETVDWLSRRDPQLAREQFKGCTASTDPKAYAVLKQRLYGDPPQPPQPRTAAEWEQRYRQSGDMAALEQATFLLMQQGHDEHARQLLEQAYDRHQGRLAPSLLQRLGNLYARNDGPLDTRRMLGLVPRVDASTRAQLLGRLAEAGQCDAVRQAVPATPSEPGQYRALGRCAMPDQPGEAVVYYQAAERLGDSGSRLPLAYALEAAGDSEAALPIWRTQPDSAWTDNARLTAARGALNAGDAQAARRYWDAAAHDSADDWALGAAIAQRQGDYQAALGFQRQALAHNPRADHYYAASSTAQLAGDSAQSSAWLAEAVRLAPDQPRYRADYGMRLAGSTDKAQRRQSIPYLERATHDFPEDYRLGETLALRYDEAEDSASARRELRRILDVEQDLVDGDDEYGSLEARKYRQRRAHESLSRRDTITLASTWSPAGTSTNDKFLDNGQRSGTSRRAQSQNVQLAMWDHALGEEPSRNGSTLSVYGRVLFGGQSRTDYAQSMGTGVGLRYKPFGQANLNLYAELYHQRQIDEEHYRGLSLGQLLSPAKVGGNWGDLRHHAESSNDLLLRATASFLDQGDWRNDWRVDEDDWNERFLYLDAAWWTRAGDHAWLSRYQQGHAWKLPGSSPQTIMPYGFVEFSSQDPSNDWRQDARAGVGVRWQWWFDDDRYNAYRGSLKVRAEYQQSLGGNLYERANGVLVGAEMTF; translated from the coding sequence ATGAAGCCGCGCTTTTCCCTCACCTTCACTGGCTTGTTGCTGTGTTCCGCCGCCCTGCCCTGCGCCGCTTCGGCGCCGATGACCGACTTTCAGCGGTTCACCAGTTACCCGTTCATGGAGCGCAGCTACCGCGAAGCGAAGAAGGACAACTGGGCCGAGGTCGAACGCCTGACCCGCCACGTGCTGGGCCGGGTGCCGAACAACGACGAAGCGCGTGCACTGCTGGTGGAGGCACTGGCTCATCAGCGCCGCTACAAGGAGGCCGAAGCCCTTGCCGAACAACTGGGTGACAGCCCCGAACACGCCAACGCCCTGCTGGAACTACGCTTGACCTGGATCGAACAGGACCCACCGCCGGCCAGCCAGGTGGAACAATGGCTGGCCAGCAGCGACGGCGCTCAACGGGTTCGCCTGTGGCAGGCCTACAGCCTGAGCCTGGCCAGATTCGGGGGTGCTGCCAGGGCGCTGGACTGGCTCAACCATCTGCCGCCACAGGGCGACGGCCAAGTGCTGCGCCTGGCCCGAGCCAACTTCGCCGAACAACTGCGCAACTGGAAGGAAACCATCGAGCAGTTACAGCCGCTGGCCGAGCAAGGCCAATTGCCTGCGCAGGACTGGCAGCGCCTGGCCAATGCGTATATCCAGCAGGTGGATGAAAAAGGGTTGAACGCGCTGTTGCCCAGCGCCCCTTCCCCCGAAGCAGCCAACCAGGCCCGCCTGGCCATGGCCAACCGCGCCATCGCCGTCGGCCAGAACCAGCAGGCCCGGCATTGGCTGCAGGCACTGCCCGCCGAGCAGTTGAACCAGCCCGAGCAGCGCCAGCAACTGTGGGAGCTGGCCCGCGCAGGCGACGACGCGCCGCTGGTGCAGCGCCTGAGCAACGAACTGCAACGCCCCTGCCTGGAAACCGTCGACTGGCTGTCGCGCCGCGACCCGCAGCTGGCGCGCGAGCAGTTCAAGGGCTGCACAGCCAGCACTGACCCAAAGGCCTACGCCGTGCTCAAGCAACGCCTGTACGGCGACCCGCCCCAGCCCCCGCAACCACGTACCGCCGCCGAGTGGGAGCAACGCTATCGGCAGAGCGGCGATATGGCCGCACTGGAGCAAGCTACCTTCCTGCTGATGCAGCAAGGCCATGACGAACACGCCCGGCAATTGCTGGAGCAGGCCTACGACCGCCACCAAGGCCGCCTTGCACCGTCGCTGCTGCAACGCCTTGGCAACCTGTATGCACGTAACGACGGGCCGCTGGACACCCGCCGCATGCTCGGCCTGGTCCCTCGGGTCGACGCCAGTACCCGGGCCCAGTTGCTCGGCCGCCTTGCCGAGGCTGGCCAGTGCGATGCCGTGCGCCAGGCAGTACCGGCCACCCCGAGCGAACCTGGCCAGTACCGCGCCCTGGGCCGCTGCGCCATGCCCGACCAGCCAGGCGAAGCGGTGGTCTACTACCAGGCCGCCGAGCGCCTGGGCGACAGCGGGAGCCGCCTGCCCCTGGCCTATGCCCTGGAAGCCGCTGGTGACTCCGAAGCGGCCCTGCCCATCTGGCGCACCCAGCCGGACAGCGCCTGGACCGACAACGCCCGCCTCACTGCCGCTCGCGGCGCGTTGAACGCCGGCGACGCACAAGCGGCCCGGCGCTATTGGGACGCCGCCGCACACGATAGCGCCGACGATTGGGCCCTGGGTGCCGCCATCGCCCAGCGCCAAGGCGATTACCAGGCGGCGCTGGGCTTCCAGCGCCAGGCCCTGGCACACAACCCGCGGGCCGACCACTACTACGCGGCCTCCAGCACCGCGCAACTGGCTGGCGACAGTGCCCAGAGCAGCGCCTGGCTGGCAGAAGCCGTGCGCCTGGCTCCCGACCAGCCACGCTACCGCGCCGACTACGGCATGCGCCTGGCCGGCTCGACGGACAAGGCCCAGCGCCGCCAGTCGATCCCCTACCTGGAACGCGCCACCCACGACTTCCCCGAGGACTACCGCCTTGGCGAGACGCTGGCCTTGCGCTACGACGAAGCCGAAGACAGCGCTTCGGCGCGCCGCGAACTGCGCCGCATCCTCGATGTGGAGCAGGACCTGGTCGACGGCGACGACGAATACGGCAGCCTGGAAGCGCGCAAGTACCGCCAGCGCCGCGCCCACGAAAGCCTGTCACGGCGCGACACCATCACCCTGGCCAGCACCTGGTCGCCGGCCGGCACCTCGACCAACGACAAGTTCCTCGACAATGGCCAGCGCAGCGGCACTTCGCGCCGCGCGCAATCGCAGAACGTGCAACTGGCCATGTGGGACCACGCCCTGGGCGAAGAGCCCAGCCGCAACGGCAGCACCCTGTCTGTGTATGGCCGCGTGCTGTTCGGTGGGCAAAGCCGCACCGACTACGCGCAAAGCATGGGTACCGGTGTCGGCCTGCGCTACAAACCATTCGGCCAGGCCAACCTCAACCTGTATGCCGAGCTGTACCACCAGCGTCAGATCGACGAGGAACACTACCGCGGGCTGAGCCTGGGCCAACTGCTTAGCCCCGCCAAGGTCGGCGGCAACTGGGGCGACCTGCGTCACCACGCCGAATCGAGCAACGACCTGCTGTTGCGGGCCACCGCTTCTTTCCTCGACCAGGGCGACTGGCGCAACGACTGGCGGGTCGATGAAGACGACTGGAACGAACGCTTCCTCTACCTCGACGCCGCCTGGTGGACCCGTGCCGGCGACCACGCCTGGCTGTCGCGCTACCAGCAAGGCCACGCCTGGAAGCTGCCGGGCAGCTCACCGCAAACCATCATGCCCTATGGTTTTGTCGAGTTTTCCAGCCAGGACCCGAGCAACGACTGGCGCCAGGACGCCCGGGCCGGGGTGGGCGTGCGCTGGCAATGGTGGTTCGATGACGACCGCTACAATGCCTACCGCGGTTCGCTGAAAGTGCGTGCCGAGTACCAGCAATCGCTGGGCGGCAATCTATACGAGCGCGCCAATGGCGTGCTGGTCGGTGCGGAGATGACCTTCTGA
- a CDS encoding GGDEF domain-containing protein codes for MFKTIEAHVRKQVAPAALRAEFRQHEFELMRPFCLLVFCVSILIWLVFDLIVSFLGGQGFTWLSYLFITLLGSLTVVLRFTRRSHHFDVLNLLFIAAITLGMRLVIEGIPVAQRPVWLVLGVSTVLYAVSVLPVRRWSFFCAMAITWVVLNPFYHTRIGPDELEGAMLISYAVFLSGLVIYSYLQMRKAKLHNFYLSKVLLDQAYVDALTEIPNRRSFMAQAGHQLRLATAEQYLAMIDIDNFKRVNDRFGHDVGDEVLKRVALHIKASMAGYEFARLGGEEFAIFFQGLDQQGAEQRVAALCQRVREDVGEHPVTISIGLTRVDQGDSLTTALVRADQALYEAKHSGKDRFVLWSARLAESD; via the coding sequence ATGTTCAAGACCATCGAAGCCCACGTTCGCAAACAGGTCGCCCCCGCCGCCCTGCGCGCCGAATTCCGCCAGCACGAATTCGAGCTCATGCGCCCGTTCTGCCTGCTGGTATTCTGCGTCAGCATTCTGATCTGGCTGGTTTTCGACCTGATCGTCAGCTTCCTCGGCGGCCAGGGTTTCACCTGGCTGTCCTATCTGTTCATCACCCTGCTCGGCAGCCTCACCGTGGTACTGCGGTTCACCCGTCGCAGCCATCACTTCGATGTACTCAACCTGCTGTTCATCGCCGCCATCACCCTGGGCATGCGCCTGGTGATCGAAGGCATCCCGGTGGCCCAGCGCCCGGTATGGCTGGTGCTCGGGGTGTCCACCGTGCTGTATGCCGTTTCGGTGCTACCGGTGCGGCGCTGGTCGTTCTTCTGCGCCATGGCCATCACCTGGGTGGTGCTCAACCCGTTCTACCACACCCGTATCGGGCCGGACGAACTCGAAGGCGCCATGCTGATCAGCTACGCGGTGTTCCTCAGCGGCCTGGTCATCTACAGCTACCTGCAGATGCGCAAGGCCAAGCTGCACAACTTCTACCTGTCCAAGGTGCTGCTGGACCAGGCCTATGTCGATGCCCTGACCGAAATCCCCAATCGCCGCTCGTTCATGGCCCAGGCCGGCCACCAGCTGCGCCTGGCCACGGCCGAGCAGTACCTGGCGATGATCGACATCGACAACTTCAAGCGGGTGAATGACCGTTTTGGCCATGACGTGGGCGATGAAGTACTCAAGCGCGTGGCCCTGCATATCAAGGCGAGCATGGCCGGTTACGAGTTTGCCCGACTGGGTGGTGAGGAATTCGCGATCTTTTTCCAGGGGCTGGACCAGCAAGGCGCCGAGCAACGAGTGGCGGCGCTGTGCCAACGAGTACGTGAAGATGTTGGCGAACACCCGGTAACCATCAGCATTGGCCTCACCCGGGTGGACCAGGGCGACAGCCTGACCACGGCGCTGGTGCGCGCCGACCAGGCGCTGTACGAGGCCAAGCACAGTGGCAAGGACCGGTTTGTGCTGTGGTCTGCCCGGCTGGCAGAAAGTGATTAG